Proteins from one Gossypium raimondii isolate GPD5lz chromosome 8, ASM2569854v1, whole genome shotgun sequence genomic window:
- the LOC105791938 gene encoding AT-hook motif nuclear-localized protein 23, which produces MADLDLGTASRYFHQLHRPDLHLQHQPEPEEQEASNNRVGGHYGSADHHRDDGSRQALDLVNAGNSGAGDLVARRPRGRPPGSKNKPKPPVIITRESANTLRAHILEVGNGCDVFDCVANYARRRQRGICILSGSGTVTNVSIRQPAAAGAVVTLHGRFEILSLSGSFLPPPAPPGATSLTIYLAGGQGQVVGGSVVGELMTAGPVIVIAASFTNVAYERLPLEEDDQLQMQNGSGGGGSGGGNNMFGDGGSGAGGLPFLNLPLNMPPNVQLPVEGWPGNSGGRPPF; this is translated from the coding sequence ATGGCTGATCTTGATTTAGGCACTGCTTCTCGCTATTTTCATCAGCTTCATAGACCGGACCTTCACCTCCAACACCAACCTGAACCGGAAGAACAAGAAGCTTCCAACAACCGTGTTGGTGGTCACTATGGGTCAGCTGACCATCACCGAGACGATGGTTCACGCCAAGCCCTGGATTTAGTCAACGCGGGCAACTCGGGTGCGGGTGACCTTGTTGCCCGTAGGCCCAGAGGTCGTCCTCCAGGTTCCAAGAACAAACCCAAGCCTCCAGTCATCATCACAAGGGAGAGTGCAAACACGCTCCGAGCTCACATTCTTGAAGTTGGGAATGGCTGTGATGTGTTTGACTGTGTTGCCAACTACGCTCGGAGAAGGCAAAGGGGAATCTGCATACTGAGTGGAAGCGGTACGGTGACCAACGTGAGCATTAGGCAACCAGCTGCAGCTGGGGCTGTAGTTACCCTTCATGGCAGATTTGAAATACTATCACTTTCGGGTTCGTTTTTGCCACCGCCAGCTCCTCCAGGTGCTACGAGCTTAACAATCTATTTGGCTGGCGGGCAAGGCCAGGTTGTAGGAGGAAGTGTAGTTGGGGAACTGATGACGGCAGGGCCTGTTATTGTCATAGCTGCATCGTTCACAAATGTGGCCTATGAAAGGCTGCCTTTAGAAGAGGATGACCAGTTGCAGATGCAAAACGGCAGCGGTGGCGGAGGAAGCGGTGGTGGAAATAACATGTTTGGTGATGGGGGAAGTGGGGCTGGTGGGTTGCCTTTCTTGAATTTGCCTCTGAATATGCCGCCTAATGTGCAGTTACCTGTTGAAGGATGGCCTGGAAATTCAGGTGGTCGACCCCCGTTTTGA
- the LOC105791937 gene encoding AT-hook motif nuclear-localized protein 13 has protein sequence MESREVQGAAAGGRGLQAQQAQQMVIGPTSSSYPSNSTLITSNQTANIPPSSAHRFSFNPLTSPPQHHLQQFHQQHHHHQQHHQNQQPLKPLHSLNSVAFDGSPQFQYNTEPTIKKKRGRPRKYAPDGNIALQLAPTTQIPSHSANHAGNDSVGLPSVGAAAEPPPKRNRGRPPGSGKRQIDALGGVSGVGFTPHVITVNTGEDIASKITAFSQQGPRTICILSANGAVCNVTLRQSVLSGSMVKFEGRYEIISLSGSFLVSENSGSCSRTGGLNVSLAGSDGRVVGGGVVGALQAASPVQVIVGSFIADGRKQNLDVFKTGPLMPTSNMQNFGGPGTAGSSPSQGGSSESSDENGGSPLNGGSGFYSNSAPPSMHNNNMQMNPQMNSLWPGHTQQ, from the exons atggagtCGAGAGAAGTGCAGGGAGCGGCAGCGGGGGGAAGGGGATTACAGGCACAACAAGCGCAGCAGATGGTAATAGGACCCACGTCTTCATCGTATCCGTCCAACTCCACCTTGATCACCTCCAATCAGACGGCTAATATCCCTCCTTCTTCAGCTCATCGTTTCTCTTTCAACCCCTTAACTTCGCCGCCTCAGCACCATTTACAACAGTTTCATCaacagcatcatcatcatcaacaacatCATCAAAACCAACAACCACTCAAGCCGCTTCATTCTTTGAACTCCGTCGCCTTTGATGGATCGCCGCAATTTCAGTACAATACAGAGCCCACCATTAAAAAGAAGCGAGGTAGGCCTAGGAAATATGCTCCTGATGGTAACATTGCTTTACAATTGGCACCCACTACCCAAATTCCTAGTCACTCCGCCAATCACGCTGGTAACGACTCCGTCGGTTTACCAAGTGTTGGTGCTGCCGCTGAACCGCCTCCTAAAAGGAATCGTGGAAGGCCGCCCGGTTCTGGGAAAAGACAGATCGATGCATTAG GTGGAGTTTCAGGGGTGGGATTTACTCCTCATGTGATCACCGTGAACACCGGTGAG GATATAGCATCAAAGATTACTGCTTTTTCACAGCAAGGGCCACGCACGATCTGTATTCTCTCTGCAAATGGTGCTGTCTGTAATGTTACACTCCGCCAGTCTGTATTATCTGGTAGTATGGTGAAATTTGAG GGCCGATatgaaattatttctttatcaGGTTCGTTCTTGGTTTCTGAAAACAGTGGTAGTTGCAGCAGGACTGGTGGATTAAATGTTTCCTTGGCTGGGTCTGATGGTCGAGTGGTAGGTGGTGGAGTTGTAGGCGCACTACAGGCAGCATCACCAGTTCAG GTCATTGTTGGCAGCTTTATTGCGGATGGGAGAAAACAGAACTTAGATGTTTTCAAAACGGGACCTCTCATGCCAACGTCAAATATGCAAAACTTTGGGGGTCCAGGGACAGCAGGTAGTTCTCCGTCGCAAGGTGGGTCAAGCGAGTCTTCTGATGAAAACGGTGGTAGCCCTCTTAATGGAGGGTCTGGATTCTATAGTAATTCGGCTCCTCCATCCatgcataataataatatgcaaATGAATCCACAAATGAACTCACTTTGGCCTGGCCACACTCAACAATGA